One Setaria viridis chromosome 7, Setaria_viridis_v4.0, whole genome shotgun sequence genomic region harbors:
- the LOC117865189 gene encoding uncharacterized protein: MPRRGSGEGAAGDEAAAAAAVRLAHKIRKRRAVSSSGASDPAAGRRLRSRRPAVLLPRRRAGAGDMSESSRSRHCRGGADGARPPPASTSARRLVDAFWQNMDRGMLLEADAAGARRSLVPWSGGSTEMSKRSRSRSKILEADGKGSRRSGYGRWFSADMMSNGSTMEVGTCSQDDVSRCPEEKTFNLQDLQNSLIASKELVKVLAHIWGPGELNPSTVSLISALRSELDVARAHVRRLMREQKSDAHEIKGLKKQLTEEMESWKVKQKEKAANALQFIVSELDSEKKSRKRAEKANKKLSVALANTETSLQAVTKELERERKSKERVEKICSELIRGIDEDKAEVEALKRETEKAQEELQKEREMLQLADEWREQRVQMKLLEARLQFEEKNAAVNQLRDELQAYLDTRQEQEPVTDPMLLSHASETGAAAADAVACRNGGNCSEASTDDASEGSEMHSIELNVDGIGKTYTWSYTPSSKGRQRHESFSDRGMDGANSCRLERSFRDLDDELEGDWAEGCSNGMLNFEHDEERYQAIKNLREQMLAGSGFILSQGRENDEREYCGL; encoded by the exons ATGCCGAGGCGGGGTTCGGGGGAGGGAGCTGCCGGCGACGAggctgccgcggcggctgcggtgAGGCTGGCCCACAAGATCCGGAAGCGCCGCGCGGTGTCGTCGTCGGGGGCTTCGGACCCGGCGGCCGGGAGGAGGCTGCGGTCCAGGCGGCCCGCGGTGCTGCTGCCGCGGCGccgggccggcgccggggacaTGTCAGAGTCGTCCCGGAGCCGGCATTGCCGTGGCGGTGCCGacggggcgcggccgccgccggcgtcgacgtcggCAAGGAGGCTCGTCGACGCGTTCTGGCAGAATATGGACAGGGGTATGCTGCTTGAAGCGGACGCCGCGGGGGCGCGCCGGAGCTTGGTTCCCTGGAGCGGCGGGTCCACGGAG ATGTCCAAGAGGTCAAGAAGCCGGAGCAAGATTTTGGAGGCAGATGGCAAGGGTAGCCGGCGCAGCGGCTATGGCCGGTGGTTTTCGGCCGATATGATGAGCAACGGCAGTACGATGGAG GTAGGTACATGCTCCCAAGATGATGTTTCAAGATGTCCTGAGGAGAAAACATTCAACCTGCAGGATCTGCAGAACAGCTTGATTGCATCTAAAGAACTTGTGAAAGTACTAGCCCACATCTGGGGACCTGGAGAACTGAATCCGTCAACTGTATCACTCATTTCTGCATTGCGTTCTGAGCTTGATGTTGCTCGTGCTCATGTGAGGAGGCTTATGAGAGAACAAAAATCAGATGCCCACGAAATCAAGGGCTTAAAAAAGCAACTAACAGAAGAAATGGAATCTTGGAAGgtcaaacaaaaggaaaaggctGCAAATGCTCTTCAATTCATAGTTTCGGAGCTGGACAGTGAGAAGAAGTCAAGGAAAAGAGCAGAGAAGGCAAACAAGAAACTAAGCGTtgccttagccaacactgaaaCCTCACTGCAGGCAGTGACAAAAGAACTTGAAAGGGAGAGGAAATCTAAAGAAAGGGTTGAGAAGATCTGCAGCGAGCTCATCAGAGGAATCGACGAGGACAAGGCCGAGGTGGAGGCATTGAAGAGAGAAACTGAGAAGGCACAAGAAGAGCTTCAGAAAGAGCGTGAGATGCTTCAGTTAGCGGATGAGTGGCGCGAACAAAGAGTTCAGATGAAGCTCCTGGAAGCACGGCTACAGTTTGAGGAGAAGAATGCAGCTGTTAATCAGCTGCGCGACGAGCTCCAAGCGTATCTGGATACTAGGCAAGAGCAGGAACCAGTAACTGATCCAATGCTATTGTCCCATGCATCTGAAACTGGCGCAGCTGCAGCTGATGCAGTTGCTTGCAGAAATGGTGGAAACTGCAGCGAAGCCAGCACAGACGATGCATCAGAAGGCAGTGAAATGCACTCGATTGAGCTGAATGTCGATGGCATTGGCAAGACTTACACCTGGAGCTACACTCCTTCCTCAAAAGGCAGGCAGAGGCATGAATCCTTTTCAGATAGAGGGATGGATGGTGCCAATTCGTGCCGCTTAGAGCGAAGCTTTCGGGACCTGGATGACGAATTGGAGGGAGACTGGGCAGAAGGGTGTAGCAACGGGATGCTGAACTTTGAGCATGATGAGGAGAGGTATCAAGCAATCAAGAATCTAAGGGAGCAGATGCTGGCTGGGTCAGGGTTCATCCTGTCACAGGGTAGAGAAAATGATGAAAGGGAGTACTGTGGCTTGTAa
- the LOC117864670 gene encoding uncharacterized protein: MAGILVTGATLDGHFPHTYGKTSFQHDDDPRRPRKRHRVTPTPPATAATIPEDLLVSEVLARLPAESLLRSGSVVCRSWRAAVRDPAFIRRHLELSRARPPTMLAISWPMDEKEEDDDEEEATTVTPPRVVSVRAAHCNGLVAVTASTGHTAHTTVWNPATMESVAVPTESPNVGPFTMITSAVAAIGFDPRTNGYVLSRFFYRVNRIFTDGRSGSVVVEYDDVGHEVLRLGAGAGAGWRFTENAPFPIDDSVPPVCVRGAIYWAAMDPSASGEDDVDDDGIANILLRFSLRDETFAVFPLPPRVRSVGRRNRVAELAGELCHAHATAPTAFDVWVATGDDEPGRPAWWLRWHVDFYRPVDFVAPLAVDAGGVLLMSVDEEDMYRYDKRNRVLEKVADVQQVSRPVRWNGSGGRGEDDVIPSCAAAELLVPCVENLVSITSCNN; encoded by the exons ATGGCGGG CATTTTGGTTACCGGGGCCACATTAGATGGTCATTTTCCTCACACGTACGGCAAAACATCATTCCAACATGACGACGATCCCCGGAGACCAAGAAAACGCCACCGGGTCACTCCCACGCCGCCTGcgaccgccgccaccatccccgAGGACCTGCTCGTCTCTGAGGTCCTGGCGCGCCTCCCCGCCGAATCCCTGCTGCGCTCCGGGTCCGTTGTTTGCCGCTCATGGCGCGCCGCCGTCAGGGACCCCGCCTTCATCCGGCGCCACCTCGAGCTCTCTCGCGCCAGGCCACCAACCATGCTCGCCATCTCGTGGCCGATGGAcgagaaggaggaggacgacgacgaagaagaagcgACGACGGTGACGCCCCCGCGGGTCGTCAGCGTCCGCGCCGCGCACTGCAACGGCCTGGTCGCCGTCACCGCGTCGACGGGCCATACGGCGCACACCACCGTGTGGAACCCAGCAACCATGGAGTCCGTCGCCGTGCCGACGGAGAGCCCCAACGTCGGGCCGTTTACCATGATTACGTCGGCCGTCGCTGCCATCGGCTTCGACCCTCGGACAAACGGGTACGTGCTGTCAAGGTTCTTCTACCGGGTCAACCGCATATTCACCGACGGGCGCTCTGGCTCGGTCGTCGTGGAGTACGACGACGTCGGCCACGAGGTCCTCAGGCtgggcgccggtgccggcgccggctgGAGGTTCACCGAGAACGCGCCGTTCCCCATCGACGACTCGGTGCCGCCAGTCTGCGTGCGCGGCGCTATCTACTGGGCCGCCATGGACCCGTCCGCGTCCGGCGAGgacgacgtcgacgacgacggcatcgCGAACATCCTGCTCCGGTTCAGCCTGCGCGACGAGACGTTCGCGGTCTTCCCGCTGCCTCCTCGCGTCAGGTCCGTCGGCCGGCGCAACCGCGTGGCGGAGCTCGCCGGGGAGCTGTGCCACGCCCACGCCACCGCGCCCACGGCCTTCGACGTTTGGGTGGCTACTGGCGACGACGAGCCCGGCAGGCCGGCGTGGTGGCTGCGCTGGCACGTGGACTTCTACCGCCCGGTCGACTTCGTCGCGCCGCTCGCcgtggacgccggcggcgtGCTGCTGATGTCCGTGGACGAGGAGGACATGTACAGGTACGATAAGAGGAACAGGGTGTTGGAGAAGGTTGCGGACGTGCAGCAGGTGTCACGGCCCGTGCGGTGGAACGGAAGCGGCGGCCGAGGAGAAGATGACGTGATCCCTTCGTGTGCCGCCGCGGAGCTTCTTGTCCCCTGCGTCGAAAATCTGGTGTCGATTacatcatgtaacaactga
- the LOC117864672 gene encoding F-box/kelch-repeat protein At3g24760: MSDGSGEWREDGDGDADTDAWWDRLGRDLTALILSKLPLRSMLRATAVCKAWRAALRASPSLKQGRPWLFLHGRSNAGVPRIGRNAFAYDPDEPSSWVSFTLPTDCVAGAGGFAFTAPSLSHLAFAPLLRDGAWRHAPPLASSRCNPVIAAVPSGPSSERRHLFLVIGGGGFPGGLVDIEDRLPTELYEYDRRGDGAAAGGEWEQAAPLPEELGTGSSSSLSLSSALVGDRFFFVCGIYSCTVSAFDLARRAWTAPRNLCPVPGLVAAFVATGHRGRRLVLAGVEEGRCALGVWDVERRTLAASKIGEMPADLAAGVLPGSVRCVGQDGLLYVLSEEEHRGYPACVCEVIDDDGDEMACRWSRLPPLPAPAGRSRFRRMVAFCSPVLLRNHLHTD, from the coding sequence ATGAGCGACGGGTCGGGGGAGTGGCGGGAGGACGGGGATGGGGATGCAGATACGGACGCGTGGTGGGATCGTCTCGGGAGGGACCTGACGGCGCTGATCCTGTCCAAGCTGCCGCTCCGCTCCATGctccgcgccaccgccgtctgCAAAGCATGGCGCGCCGCCCTCCGAGCAAGCCCCTCCTTGAAACAAGGCCGCCCCTGGCTGTTCCTGCACGGCCGCAGCAACGCCGGCGTCCCGCGCATCGGCCGCAACGCCTTTGCTTACGACCCCGACGAACCGTCGTCGTGGGTCTCCTTCACCCTCCCGACCGActgcgtcgccggcgccgggggttTCGCCTTCactgccccctccctctcccacctcgccttcgcgccgctcctgcGCGACggcgcctggcgccacgccCCGCCCCTCGCTTCCTCACGGTGCAACCCCGTTATCGCCGCGGTGCCCTCGGGCCCAAGCTCTGAGCGCCGCCACCTGTTCTTGGTCATCGGTGGCGGGGGCTTCCCGGGGGGCCTTGTGGACATCGAGGACAGGCTTCCCACGGAGCTCTATGAGTACGATCGCCGCGGCGACGGTGCCGCCGCAGGAGGAGAATGGGAGCAGGCCGCGCCCCTCCCCGAGGAGCTCGGGACGGGGAGCTCTTCCTCCCTGTCACTCTCCTCGGCGCTGGTCGGGGACCGCTTTTTCTTCGTGTGCGGGATCTACTCGTGCACCGTGTCGGCGTTCGACCTGGCACGGCGAGCGTGGACGGCGCCGCGCAACCTGTGCCCGGTGCCGGGGTTGGTGGCGGCGTTCGTGGCGACGGGGCACCGGGGGCGGAGGCTGGTGTTGGCTGGAGTGGAGGAAGGGAGATGCGCGCTGGGGGTGTGGGACGTGGAGCGGCGCACGCTGGCGGCGAGCAAGATTGGGGAGATGCCGGCAGATCTGGCCGCCGGCGTGCTGCCGGGAAGCGTTCGGTGCGTGGGGCAGGACGGCTTGCTCTACGTCTTGAGCGAGGAGGAGCACAGGGGGTACCCGGCCTGCGTCTGCGAGGTGATCGACGACGACGGAGACGAGATGGCGTGCAGGTGGAGCAGGCTGCCACCTCTGCCCGCGCCGGCGGGCAGGAGTCGCTTCCGCCGGATGGTGGCCTTCTGCTCTCCCGTCCTCCTCCGTAATCACCTCCACACGGACTGA